A window of the Phragmites australis chromosome 20, lpPhrAust1.1, whole genome shotgun sequence genome harbors these coding sequences:
- the LOC133901660 gene encoding uncharacterized protein LOC133901660 produces MRGTKRPLGAVTSWVRRQPPKVKAFLAVVTGMAALVFIRFIVHDHDNLFVAAEAAHALGIGVLIYKLTKEKTCAGLSLKSQDLTALFLAVRLYCSFVMEYDIHTILDTATLVATLFVIYMIRFKLRSTYMVDKDNFALYYVVVPCAALALLIHPSTSHNIVNRISWAFCVYLEAVSVLPQLRLMQNTKIVEPFTAHYVFALGVARFLSCAHWVLQVLDTRGRLLTALGYGLWPSMVLLSEIVQTFILADFCYYYVKSLVGGQLVLRLPSGVV; encoded by the exons ATGAGGGGGACGAAGCGGCCGCTCGGCGCAGTGACGTCGTGGGTGCGGCGCCAGCCGCCCAAGGTGAAGGCCTTCCTCGCCGTGGTCACCGGCATGGCCGCGCTCGTATTCATCCGCTTCATCGTCCACGACCACGACAACCTCTTCGTCGCCGCCGAGGCCGCGCACGCGCTCGGCATCGGCGTGCTCATCTACAAGCTCACCAAGGAGAAGACCTGCGCCG GACTGTCCCTCAAGTCTCAGGATTTAACTGCGTTGTTTCTAGCTGTTAGACTGTACTGCAGCTTTGTCATGGAGTATGACATACATACAATTCTGGACACTGCTACACTTGTGGCTACACTGTTTGTTATTTACATGATACGGTTCAAATTGAGGTCAACTTATATGGTGGACAAGGACAACTTTGCATTGTACTATGTG GTGGTACCGTGTGCCGCGTTAGCACTACTTATTCATCCATCAACATCTCACAACATTGTGAACCGGATCAGCTGGGCGTTCTGTGTTTACCTGGAAGCTGTTTCGGTGCTGCCACAATTACGCTTGATGCAAAACACCAAG ATTGTTGAACCATTCACAGCTCACTATGTATTTGCATTGGGAGTTGCGAGGTTTCTTAGCTGTGCCCACTGGGTTCTACAG GTTTTGGACACGCGTGGCCGTCTGTTGACAGCTCTGGGCTATGGTTTGTGGCCGTCTATGGTGCTTCTGTCAGAAATCGTGCAGACATTCATCCTGGCAGATTTCTGCTACTATTATGTGAAGAG TCTTGTTGGTGGGCAACTGGTGCTACGTCTTCCCTCAGGGGTGGTGTAA
- the LOC133901659 gene encoding seipin-2-like yields MDADDPSAAASASSEDTFVDALDSLPSPPPSHTPCSSTLRRRPRRAKIQKHPDPILSPSPSSSAAASTVTAVDDEPPLKPDPSEATSAPHPPPPPEDDSHERDKDAHADVEVEARAPTATPTPSILEYLAMLTIKAVVFQVSALISCLAFPVRLLQWWFLFMTDPLGLARGARAWALGVAGDAAGAVTARLGVGEGVGKVAQRLVWGSLWAVYVCVVLCALLAMAFLGGGLLVGRIVEEPVQVTETLNFDYTKPSPVAFVPVPRLVPPNQRMQLEVSLTLPESDYNRRLGVFQVKAEFLSADGQVISTSSQPCMLKFKSVHMHFIETFLRSVSLLSGYSSESQVIRLKMRGITEGLEPTTGVKIILEQRAEFSPGAGIPEIYAASLKLEAELPLFKRILWNWRWTLFVWSSMGFFVFELLFSLVCCIPCRFPRSGHTAAAP; encoded by the exons ATGGACGCCGACGACCCCTCcgctgccgcctccgcctcctccgaaGACACCTTCGTCGACGCCCTCGACTCCCTACCTTCCCCTCCCCCTTCCCACACCCCCTGCTCCTccaccctccgccgccgcccgcgccgcgcaaaaattcaaaaacaccCCGACCCCATCCTCTCCCCTTCTCCCTCGTCCTCTGCAGCCGCCTCCACCGTCACCGCCGTCGACGACGAGCCGCCCCTCAAGCCTGACCCCTCCGAGGCCACCAGCGCTCCACATCCTCCCCCGCCCCCCGAGGACGATTCGCACGAGAGGGATAAGGATGCGCACGCGGACGTGGAGGTGGAAGCGCGTGCTCCTACCGCAACGCCGACGCCGAGCATTCTCGAGTACCTCGCCATGCTCACCATCAAGGCGGTGGTCTTCCAGGTCAGCGCACTCATCAGCTGCCTCGCGTTCCCGGTTCGACTGCTGCAATGGTGGTTCCTCTTCATGACCGACCCGCTCGGTCTGGCCCGGGGCGCGAGGGCGTGGGCGCTCGGGGTGGCTGGGGATGCCGCGGGCGCCGTGACCGCGCGGCTCGGGGTTGGAGAGGGCGTTGGGAAGGTAGCGCAGAGGCTGGTGTGGGGGTCACTCTGGGCCGTGTACGTCTGTGTGGTTCTGTGCGCGCTGCTGGCTATGGCATTCCTGGGAGGGGGCCTCTTGGTGGGGAGAATCGTGGAGGAGCCTGTTCAGGTGACGGAGACCCTAAATTTTGATTACACCAAGCCTAGCCCGGTGGCCTTTGTGCCGGTGCCGCGGTTGGTGCCGCCGAATCAGCGGATGCAGCTCGAGGTGTCCCTGACACTGCCGGAATCGGATTACAACCGGAGACTCGGTGTTTTCCAG GTAAAGGCAGAGTTTCTATCTGCCGATGGACAAGTGATCTCAACTTCCAGCCAACCATGCATGCTTAAGTTCAAGAGCGTTCACATGCACTTCATAGAGACTTTTCTCCGAAGTGTCTCTCTTTTGTCTGGTTATTCCTCGGAATCCCAGGTTATTAGACTAAAAATGAGGGGTATTACTGAGGGTTTGGAACCAACAACAGGAGTAAAGATAATCCTTGAACAAAGAGCAGAGTTTAGTCCTGGTGCAGGCATCCCAGAGATATATGCTGCATCACTAAAGCTTGAGGCTGAACTTCCTCTTTTCAAGAGAATACTCTGGAACTGGAGATGGACTCTTTTTGTTTGGAGCAGTATGGGGTTCTTTGTCTTTGAATTGTTATTTTCCCTTGTTTGCTGTATACCTTGTAGATTTCCAAGGAGTGGACATACTGCTGCTGCTCCTTAG
- the LOC133901897 gene encoding endoglucanase 24-like yields MGSKYTRGCCGWLIVALIAALVATAAMFAIMKRKPGGRHIKPLPVPGPPGAIDPKYGDALGVALQFFQVQKSGKLENNQIPWRGDSALDDGKEAGLDLSKGMYDAGDHIKFSFPMAFTATMLAWSVLEYGDQISAAKQLDPALDALKWITDFLIAAHPSDNVFYIQVGDPDLDHSCWERPETMTEKRPLTHISKKSPGSDVAAEAAAAMAAASMVFKSSDTTYSDVLLQHAQKLFTFADTCRGLSSDSYPKLQDFYNSTGYVDELLWAASWLYHATGDQTYLNYVTVQNGKDYADWGRPTWFSWDNKNPGTQVLLSRLNFFGSKQISNAENEGLKMYRDTAEAVICGLLPDSPSATASRTGGGLVWISPWNSLQHPTNAAFLAVVYSDYMLSSRTAAVQCSGKSYSPTDLRNFAASQANYILGDNPMKLSYLVGYGSSYPQQVHHRGASIPADVKTGCKGFQYLHSPNPNPNVAMGALVGGPFQNDTFVDSRDNALQTESSTYNSGTLVGLLSGLVTTSSVAQSFT; encoded by the exons ATGGGGTCCAAGTACACGCGGGGGTGCTGCGGGTGGCTGATCGTGGCGCTGATTGCGGCGCTGGTGGCCACGGCGGCGATGTTCGCCATCATGAAGCGGAAGCCCGGGGGTCGCCATATCAAGCCGCTCCCCGTGCCGGGACCGCCAGGGGCCATCGACCCCAAGTACGGCGACGCGCTCGGGGTCGCGCTCCAGTTCTTTCAGGTCCAGAAGT CGGGGAAATTGGAGAACAACCAGATCCCGTGGCGGGGGGACTCGGCACTGGACGATGGGAAGGAAGCGGGGCTGGATCTTTCCAAGGGAATGTATGATGCTGGTGATCATATCAAATTCAGCTTCCCGATGGCTTTCACGGCGACGATGCTTGCATGGTCAGTCCTGGAATATGGGGATCAGATAAGCGCGGCAAAGCAACTGGACCCTGCGCTCGATGCGCTCAAGTGGATTACAGATTTCCTTATCGCTGCACATCCTTCTGACAATGTGTTCTATATTCAG GTTGGTGATCCTGATCTGGACCACAGTTGCTGGGAAAGGCCGGAAACAATGACCGAGAAAAGACCGCTCACACATATTAGCAAGAAGTCTCCTGGATCAGATGTTGCCGCTGAGGCAGCAGCAGCCATGGCAGCAGCATCAATGGTCTTCAAATCCAGTGATACTACGTACTCTGATGTGCTTCTTCAACATGCCCAGAAGCTATTTACTTTTGCTGATACTTGTAGAGGCCTCTCAAGTGACAGCTATCCAAAGCTCCAAGACTTCTATAATTCCACTGGTTATGTTGATGAACTTCTATGGGCAGCAAGTTGGCTCTATCATGCCACAGGAGACCAGACATATCTCAATTATGTAACTGTACAGAATGGAAAAGATTATGCTGATTGGGGAAGGCCAACATGGTTCAGTTGGGATAACAAAAATCCAGGCACACAG GTCCTTTTGTCAAGACTAAATTTCTTTGGCTCCAAACAGATATCAAATGCTGAAAATGAGGGGCTAAAAATGTATAGAGATACTGCTGAAGCTGTCATTTGTGGTCTGCTTCCAGATTCCCCATCAGCCACTGCTAGTAGAACTGGAG GAGGGTTGGTGTGGATAAGCCCGTGGAATTCTCTCCAGCATCCCACAAATGCTGCATTCCTTGCTGTTGTTTACAGTGACTACATGCTCTCATCACGGACAGcagcagtgcagtgcagtggaaAGTCCTACAGTCCTACTGATTTACGCAATTTTGCTGCGTCACAG GCTAATTACATCTTGGGCGACAACCCAATGAAGCTTAGCTACCTTGTTGGATATGGGAGCAGCTATCCACAGCAAGTACACCACAGAGGAGCGTCTATTCCCGCAGATGTGAAAACTGGCTGCAAAGGATTCCAATATCTTCATTCACCCAATCCAAACCCAAATGTTGCCATGGGAGCTCTTGTGGGTGGGCCGTTCCAAAATGACACTTTCGTCGACTCTCGTGACAATGCGCTGCAGACGGAATCCAGCACGTACAACAGCGGCACTCTTGTCGGTCTGCTTTCTGGTCTGGTCACCACTTCCTCTGTGGCACAGTCATTCACCTAG